The Acidobacteriota bacterium genome contains the following window.
AAACGCGCCATCCGCAGTGCTCACAGCACCGCGGTCTCGTGGATCATTTCGCCCGCGGCGAAGCGTCCCGGCCGGAGCACGCGCGCGTCGATGAGCTCCGTGGTCCCATGCAGGATGAGGTCGCTGACGATCTTCCCCGTCGCCGGCGCGTGCATCACGCCGTGCCCGGAGAACCCGTTGGCGAAGAACAGTCCCTTCACTTCGTCCGATTCGCCGAGGATGGAATGGTGGTCGGGCGTGATCTCGTACAGTCCTGCCCACGCGCGTTTCGGATTCACCGGCACGTCGGCGAAACACGGCACGCGCTCAGCCGCGCGCGTGAGTATCTTCTCCGTGAACGCCGGTTCGTAGTCGGTGCGAAAACCGAATGTCTCTTCAGGATCGTTCCAGGCCAGCAGGAATCCGCGCGCTTCCGGACGGAAGTGGAAACCGGTGGACATATCGATGATCATCGGCGCGGAGTGTGGGAATCCGTCGAATGGCTCGGTGGGGACAAGCATCCGGCGCAACGGCTCGACCGGCAGCGCCGCTCCCGCGAGCTTCGCCACGCCTGCCGCCCATGGGCCCGCGGCGTTCACCACGACCGAAGTCGAGATGGTTTCTTGTGATGTCCCCACGGCTATCCTCACCCCACTCACGCGGCAGGCTTCGACGCCGTCATTGACAACGGCGATGCCGGTGACTTCCGTGCTGCGCTGGATGTGCGCGCCGCGTTCCAGCGCCCACTGCGTGAAGCCGACCATCGCGCTGTAGGGATCGACGAAGCCGTCCGTGGGGCAGAACGCGCCACCGAGCACGTCGTCGGTCCTGAGCTGGGGATACAGCTCGCGGACATCTTCCGCGCTGACCATCCGCGCCTGCTTCAGCCCGAGCGCTTTCTGCGTGGCCTGATTCCGCTCCAGGTATTCGAGGTGCTTCGCGCTCGTCGCGAGGAATAGATATCCCTGCGCGCGGTATCCAGAAGGGTGGCCAACGCGCTCCTCGAAATCCGCATAGAACGGGATCGAGTACAACGACATCCGGATGTTCACCGGCGTGGAGAACTGCGCGCGCACTCCGCCCATGCTCTTGCCAGTCGAGCCTTTGCCCTGC
Protein-coding sequences here:
- a CDS encoding FAD-binding oxidoreductase, with the protein product MRTADVVIVGGGIVGASIAYHLVAAGCRDVLILERETAQGKGSTGKSMGGVRAQFSTPVNIRMSLYSIPFYADFEERVGHPSGYRAQGYLFLATSAKHLEYLERNQATQKALGLKQARMVSAEDVRELYPQLRTDDVLGGAFCPTDGFVDPYSAMVGFTQWALERGAHIQRSTEVTGIAVVNDGVEACRVSGVRIAVGTSQETISTSVVVNAAGPWAAGVAKLAGAALPVEPLRRMLVPTEPFDGFPHSAPMIIDMSTGFHFRPEARGFLLAWNDPEETFGFRTDYEPAFTEKILTRAAERVPCFADVPVNPKRAWAGLYEITPDHHSILGESDEVKGLFFANGFSGHGVMHAPATGKIVSDLILHGTTELIDARVLRPGRFAAGEMIHETAVL